The genome window GCTGATAGCTGATCGCTAAAACTACACACCTTCAAATTTATGCCCGCAATGCTCACAGTGCTTCGAGTCGGCATCCACAAACTGACCACAATTGGGACAAGTTTTTTGATTTTTGGCCGGGGTGCCCTGTGAAGACTGCGCGCCGCTACTCGAAATGACTTGCGGTCCGCCAGTTCCTGTAATCACGACTGGAGTACCGCTCTGATTTTTTGCAAAGGCCTGGGCGGTCTCGGCCACACGATCTAACGCGCGCTCGCTCGTCTCCTTGGCGCGAGCGGAGGCTTTATCCCAGGCATCAGCCACATCCTGAACACGTTTTTCAGA of Chloroflexota bacterium contains these proteins:
- a CDS encoding zinc ribbon domain-containing protein — translated: SEKRVQDVADAWDKASARAKETSERALDRVAETAQAFAKNQSGTPVVITGTGGPQVISSSGAQSSQGTPAKNQKTCPNCGQFVDADSKHCEHCGHKFEGV